A window of Amblyraja radiata isolate CabotCenter1 chromosome 25, sAmbRad1.1.pri, whole genome shotgun sequence contains these coding sequences:
- the trafd1 gene encoding TRAF-type zinc finger domain-containing protein 1 isoform X1: protein MSEGQAEETRPCANCKRDIPAINFTIHEIHCRRNIDLCRYCHEPFPKSEMEEHFQTEHALVNCKCNMKIEKNQLEKHESTDCPLRLIKCQYCELELAFNKSQEHADYCGSRTELCADCSRNVLVKELHMHHLTCGKEVEEKNNNRMRPRPEYHFPDNVGVWFENQPFGNYVQTEENYVRVRPRISRPLENKMHGNRETGFPVRMIDRRNVSLRGREQNRASVTRTEKNRMADPAGPGHVDANSNLDYLLALSLQNENGAGGEGELISAWNDVPTDCGYSHPQNLLGVFNNQPPSDLFPASVNVDKEVANVTMLPCEFCEEPFPEEELILHQTGCNPVSAFASFSKNSTLVPPLPLQRVSIPRTNDIFFQHHHMNPEYFSEDLSLPSYSPIGGSSHGDVMIPCEFCGIALEEDVLFHHQDQCDLRPPTARPPDQEADQPFPVTKTESREILDVPIRRQRHQGDVEADHFAYMGDNVQPRPAIRNSLRMKPSGATATFSQGIDAQKSVPNQDTNTLAPNSRMVKIPNREASELRRRVRKPLELSGGFPRPVVDVFPESYKPTFPHPLVDARPSMTTEGSRNTVSAASRSRVTGIKQNIPKTRPENAGKEEE, encoded by the exons CAAACGAGACATTCCTGCAATAAACTTCACTATCCATGAAATCCATTGTAGAAGGAACATTGATCTCTGCAGGTATTGCCATGAACCGTTTCCCAAATCTGAGATGGAAGAACACTTTCAAACAGAACATGCACTG GTCAACTGCAAATGCAACATGAAGATAGAAAAGAATCAGCTGGAGAAACACGAG AGCACAGACTGCCCGCTGCGACTGATTAAATGTCAGTACTGCGAACTGGAGCTTGCATTCAACAAGTCTCAAGAGCATGCTGATTATTGTGGATCAAGAACTGAACTCTGTGCAGATTGTAGTCGCAACGTTCTTGTCAAGGAATTGCACATGCACCATCTCACTTGTGGCAAAGAGGTGGAGGAAAAGAATAACAACCGTATGAGACCCAGGCCCGAGTATCATTTTCCAGATAACGTTGGAGTCTGGTTTGAAAACCAACCATTTGGGAATTATGTTCAGACGGAGGAGAACTATGTTCGCGTTAGACCAAGAATTTCCAGACCATTGGAAAATAAAATGCATGGGAACAGGGAGACTGGATTCCCAGTGAGGATGATAGATAGGAGAAATGTGTCACTCAGAGGTAGAGAACAGAATCGAG CCAGCGTTACAAGGACAGAAAAAAATCGCATGGCTGACCCTGCCGGTCCTGGCCACGTGGATGCCAACTCTAACCTGGATTATCTGCTTGCTCTAAGTTTGCAAAATGAGAACGGTGCTGGTGGTGAAGGAGAGTTGAtctcagcatggaatgatgttccTACAGATTGTGGATATTCGCATCCACAAAACCTTTTGGGGGTATTTAACAATCAGCCTCCATCTGATCTCTTCCCAGCTTCTGTAAATGTCGACAAAGAAGTAGCAA ATGTCACGATGTTGCCTTGTGAATTCTGTGAAGAACCTTTCCCTGAAGAAGAACTAATTCTTCATCAG ACTGGCTGTAATCCTGTAAGTGCCTTTGCATCATTCAGTAAAAATAGCACACTTGTACCACCACTGCCACTGCAAAGGGTCTCCATACCCAGAACGAATGACATTTTCTTTCAGCATCATCACATGAATCCAGAATacttttctgaagatctttcactGCCGTCATATAGTCCTATTGGAGGTTCAAGCCATGGCGATGTCATGATTCCTTGTGAGTTCTGTGGTATAGCGTTGGAAGAAGATGTGTTGTTTCATCATCAG GATCAGTGTGATTTGCGACCACCAACGGCAAGACCCCCTGATCAAGAAGCCGATCAACCATTCCCCGTGACTAAGACCGAGTCAAGAGAGATTCTGGATGTGCCCATTCGTCGACAAAGACACCAGG GCGATGTCGAAGCTGACCACTTTGCTTATATGGGTGACAATGTCCAGCCAAGACCAGCAATTAGAAATTCGTTGAGAATGAAGCCAAGCGGAGCTACAGCCAcattcagtcagggcattgatgcCCAGAAATCCGTACCCAACCAAGACACCAACACCCTTGCTCCAAACAGCAGAATGGTCAAGATTCCCAACCGAGAAGCTTCTGAGCTGAGGAGGAGGGTCCGCAAACCTCTGGAGTTGTCGGGGGGCTTTCCCCGTCCTGTGGTAGATGTTTTCCCTGAAAGCTACAAGCCgacttttccacatccacttgtAGATGCTAGACCCAG TATgacaacagagggatctaggaatacagtgTCTGCTGCCTCCAGGAGCAGAGTTACAGGAATAAAG CAGAATATACCGAAAACTaggccagaaaatgctggaaaggaAGAGGAGTGA
- the trafd1 gene encoding TRAF-type zinc finger domain-containing protein 1 isoform X2 has protein sequence MSEGQAEETRPCANCKRDIPAINFTIHEIHCRRNIDLCRYCHEPFPKSEMEEHFQTEHALVNCKCNMKIEKNQLEKHESTDCPLRLIKCQYCELELAFNKSQEHADYCGSRTELCADCSRNVLVKELHMHHLTCGKEVEEKNNNRMRPRPEYHFPDNVGVWFENQPFGNYVQTEENYVRVRPRISRPLENKMHGNRETGFPVRMIDRRNVSLRGREQNRASVTRTEKNRMADPAGPGHVDANSNLDYLLALSLQNENGAGGEGELISAWNDVPTDCGYSHPQNLLGVFNNQPPSDLFPASVNVDKEVANVTMLPCEFCEEPFPEEELILHQHHHMNPEYFSEDLSLPSYSPIGGSSHGDVMIPCEFCGIALEEDVLFHHQDQCDLRPPTARPPDQEADQPFPVTKTESREILDVPIRRQRHQGDVEADHFAYMGDNVQPRPAIRNSLRMKPSGATATFSQGIDAQKSVPNQDTNTLAPNSRMVKIPNREASELRRRVRKPLELSGGFPRPVVDVFPESYKPTFPHPLVDARPSMTTEGSRNTVSAASRSRVTGIKQNIPKTRPENAGKEEE, from the exons CAAACGAGACATTCCTGCAATAAACTTCACTATCCATGAAATCCATTGTAGAAGGAACATTGATCTCTGCAGGTATTGCCATGAACCGTTTCCCAAATCTGAGATGGAAGAACACTTTCAAACAGAACATGCACTG GTCAACTGCAAATGCAACATGAAGATAGAAAAGAATCAGCTGGAGAAACACGAG AGCACAGACTGCCCGCTGCGACTGATTAAATGTCAGTACTGCGAACTGGAGCTTGCATTCAACAAGTCTCAAGAGCATGCTGATTATTGTGGATCAAGAACTGAACTCTGTGCAGATTGTAGTCGCAACGTTCTTGTCAAGGAATTGCACATGCACCATCTCACTTGTGGCAAAGAGGTGGAGGAAAAGAATAACAACCGTATGAGACCCAGGCCCGAGTATCATTTTCCAGATAACGTTGGAGTCTGGTTTGAAAACCAACCATTTGGGAATTATGTTCAGACGGAGGAGAACTATGTTCGCGTTAGACCAAGAATTTCCAGACCATTGGAAAATAAAATGCATGGGAACAGGGAGACTGGATTCCCAGTGAGGATGATAGATAGGAGAAATGTGTCACTCAGAGGTAGAGAACAGAATCGAG CCAGCGTTACAAGGACAGAAAAAAATCGCATGGCTGACCCTGCCGGTCCTGGCCACGTGGATGCCAACTCTAACCTGGATTATCTGCTTGCTCTAAGTTTGCAAAATGAGAACGGTGCTGGTGGTGAAGGAGAGTTGAtctcagcatggaatgatgttccTACAGATTGTGGATATTCGCATCCACAAAACCTTTTGGGGGTATTTAACAATCAGCCTCCATCTGATCTCTTCCCAGCTTCTGTAAATGTCGACAAAGAAGTAGCAA ATGTCACGATGTTGCCTTGTGAATTCTGTGAAGAACCTTTCCCTGAAGAAGAACTAATTCTTCATCAG CATCATCACATGAATCCAGAATacttttctgaagatctttcactGCCGTCATATAGTCCTATTGGAGGTTCAAGCCATGGCGATGTCATGATTCCTTGTGAGTTCTGTGGTATAGCGTTGGAAGAAGATGTGTTGTTTCATCATCAG GATCAGTGTGATTTGCGACCACCAACGGCAAGACCCCCTGATCAAGAAGCCGATCAACCATTCCCCGTGACTAAGACCGAGTCAAGAGAGATTCTGGATGTGCCCATTCGTCGACAAAGACACCAGG GCGATGTCGAAGCTGACCACTTTGCTTATATGGGTGACAATGTCCAGCCAAGACCAGCAATTAGAAATTCGTTGAGAATGAAGCCAAGCGGAGCTACAGCCAcattcagtcagggcattgatgcCCAGAAATCCGTACCCAACCAAGACACCAACACCCTTGCTCCAAACAGCAGAATGGTCAAGATTCCCAACCGAGAAGCTTCTGAGCTGAGGAGGAGGGTCCGCAAACCTCTGGAGTTGTCGGGGGGCTTTCCCCGTCCTGTGGTAGATGTTTTCCCTGAAAGCTACAAGCCgacttttccacatccacttgtAGATGCTAGACCCAG TATgacaacagagggatctaggaatacagtgTCTGCTGCCTCCAGGAGCAGAGTTACAGGAATAAAG CAGAATATACCGAAAACTaggccagaaaatgctggaaaggaAGAGGAGTGA